A part of Miscanthus floridulus cultivar M001 chromosome 6, ASM1932011v1, whole genome shotgun sequence genomic DNA contains:
- the LOC136456245 gene encoding uncharacterized protein produces MGSDLKEMKYRRRIGAEERPQCSDPRGGADWAALQQDPVELLRKLDELRDQITRSCNVVGQPREHRRVSRRAVSMPPEHLEPPPLPGYHRSRYGGRYGHGLPPPSPYAPPRPEHVERYVRQSSGHYRQYPGRQWENGGVGPGSYHHYGCACPHCLHGQRALPQEENIPMARYFAGQHESYRFQRSPSVSSDYDRRSVASSLYSHRSVSKRRAEYFRKKAEHICHPVDGAAPFSVCSSCYKLLQVPMEKCIGRKQNQNRFQCGSCCQVITLKHEEENGTPFAPSSSLYVPEMEQSLSDQMRRDPVHQRHEDFNSMFYNSNDHSNMQNNMDSTDDNSLSSTMSNERIDKECGSTRSNQSKAEGLSFSPSRSVDIGSPKDILCERDTDCKVEPSVDGPLSPRSPALEDKLVDPLCAQEKGNNEDDQGMPYRPALTCKGEYDVNDEYDGGISTRSKQESNEDDKDASEDESSCRSYEQKSKEDNCCNIEDSSKTYEQNIGEDDASSLVAGSEKYECMKIKDDNSSPGGEDTCNKYEPKDKGDENCVLGAESVSNNCDENNKDVTETGSISERHEELKIEEDNGKLQQPFIEDANSQSGSGSSINERTNSGFSRGSSEAGLDEDQSLTGKSGDSSFFAGFLKKGFKDLSLLNKSMDSVKVSINGHPISERALKKAEKKAGPVDPGSYWYDYRAGFWGVMGRECIGIVPPFIREFNYPMARNCAGGDTGVFVNGRELHQRDLDLLVGRGLPRISGKSYSIEMSGNVIDEATGKKLRSLGKLAPTIEKLKRGFGMHVPEEFR; encoded by the exons ATGGGGAGCGATCTCAAGGAGATGAAGTACAGGAGGAGGATTGGGGCCGAGGAGCGGCCGCAATGCAGCGACCCGAGGGGCGGCGCGGACTGGGCCGCGCTGCAGCAGGACCCCGTCGAGCTGCTGCGCAAGCTGGACGAGCTGAGGGACCAGATCACGCGCTCCTGCAACGTCGTCGGCCAGCCGCGGGAGCACCGCAGGGTCAGCCGCCGTGCGGTCTCCATGCCCCCCGAGCATCTTGAGCCACCGCCTCTGCCAGGGTACCACCGCTCCCGCTATGGTGGGCGGTATGGGCACGGCTTGCCACCACCGAGCCCATACGCACCGCCACGTCCTGAACATGTGGAGAGGTATGTGAGGCAGTCTAGTGGGCACTACCGCCAGTACCCTGGGAGGCAGTGGGAGAATGGTGGGGTGGGGCCTGGGAGCTACCATCACTATGGGTGTGCCTGTCCGCACTGTCTGCATGGGCAGAGGGCTTTGCCACAAGAGGAGAACATCCCAATGGCGAGATACTTTGCCGGGCAGCATGAGTCATACCGGTTCCAGAGGTCACCATCTGTGTCATCCGATTATGATCGGAGGTCTGTGGCTTCATCACTTTACTCTCATCGGTCTGTATCGAAGAGGAGGGCAGAGTACTTCAGGAAGAAGGCAGAACATATCTGCCATCCAGTGGATGGTGCTGCACCTTTCTCTGTATGCAGTTCATGTTATAAACTACTGCAGGTGCCTATGGAAAAATGCATAGGGAGGAAGCAGAATCAGAATCGGTTTCAGTGTGGGTCTTGTTGTCAGGTAATTACTTTGAAGCATGAGGAAGAAAATGGTACTCCCTTTGCACCATCATCATCCTTATATGTGCCTGAAATGGAGCAAAGCTTAAGTGACCAGATGAGGCGAGATCCTGTCCATCAACGCCATGAGGATTTCAATTCTATGTTCTACAATTCGAATGATCATAGCAACATGCAAAACAACATGGATTCCACTGATGATAATTCACTTTCTTCGACCATGAGCAATGAAAGGATTGACAAAGAGTGTGGGTCAACTAGAAGCAATCAATCAAAAGCTGAGGGTCTCTCTTTCTCTCCAAGTAGGTCTGTAGACATTGGTAGCCCAAAGGATATATTGTGCGAGAGGGACACAGACTGCAAGGTGGAGCCTTCTGTAGATGGTCCACttagcccacgatctccagcttTAGAGGACAAACTTGTCGACCCATTGTGCGCACAAGAAAAGGGTAACAATGAGGATGATCAAGGCATGCCTTACAGACCAGCCCTAACTTGCAAAGGAGAATATGATGTTAATGATGAGTATGATGGGGGCATTAGTACAAGAAGCAAACAGGAGAGCAATGAAGATGACAAAGATGCCAGTGAAGATGAAAGCTCATGCAGAAGTTATGAACAGAAGAGCAAGGAAGATAACTGTTGCAACATTGAAGATAGTAGTAAAACATACGAgcagaatattggagaagatgaCGCTAGTAGTCTAGTAGCTGGAAGTGAAAAGTATGAGTGTATGAAAATTAAAGATGACAATAGCAGCCCCGGAGGTGAGGACACATGCAACAAATATGAGCCAAAGGACAAAGGAGATGAAAATTGTGTTCTTGGAGCTGAGAGCGTTAGCAACAATTGTGATGAAAATAACAAAGATGTCACAGAAACTGGAAGCATAAGTGAGAGACATGAAGAGCTGAAAATCGAAGAAGATAACGGGAAACTGCAGCAGCCATTTATTGAAGACGCCAATTCCCAATCAGGGAGTGGTTCATCAATTAATGAGCGGACAAATTCTGGGTTTTCTCGTGGTTCATCAGAGGCTGGGTTAGATGAAGATCAGTCCTTAACCGGTAAGAGTGGGGATTCATCATTTTTTGCTGGTTTCTTGAAGAAGGGGTTCAAGGACCTTTCTTTATTAAATAAGTCCATGGATAGTGTTAAGGTTTCAATTAATGGTCATCCAATCTCTGAAAGAGCCCTTAAGAAGGCAGAGAAGAAAGCTGGTCCTGTTGACCCAGGTTCATATTG GTACGACTACCGTGCTGGTTTTTGGGGTGTCATGGGACGAGAATGTATTGGCATTGTCCCT CCATTTATTAGAGAATTTAATTATCCGATGGCTAGAAATTGTGCCGGTGGGGATACTGGTGTTTTTGTCAATGGCAGAGAACTGCATCAGCGAGATTTAGATTTACTTGTAGGAAGAGGACTACCGCGGATATCTGGAAAGTCATATTCTATTGAGATGTCAGGAAATGTAATTGATGAAGCAACTGGGAAAAAACTACGTAGTCTTGGAAAACTTGCTCCCAC GATTGAGAAGTTGAAGCGTGGTTTTGGCATGCACGTCCCTGAAGAGTTTAGATAG